In one Scyliorhinus canicula chromosome 3, sScyCan1.1, whole genome shotgun sequence genomic region, the following are encoded:
- the LOC119963891 gene encoding neurophysin 1-like, with translation MLHLSLPVCLLCLLPFTSACYIQNCPRGGKRSFLDEAVRQCMPCGPENRGHCFGANICCGEEIGCYIGTSETLRCQEENYLPSPCEPAGRPCGRNGGKCASSGICCTDETCTTDSSCMEDEGEWKHSPMARNVTLLDSAATDLLLRLMRLSNRQPAEKHQLI, from the exons ATGCTGCATCTCTCGCTGCCAGTTTGCCTGCTCTGCCTCCTGCCCTTTACCTCGGCATGTTATATCCAGAACTGCCCCAGAGGGGGCAAGAGGTCCTTTCTGGATGAAGCTGTCAGGCAG TGCATGCCTTGTGGCCCTGAAAACAGAGGCCACTGTTTTGGAGCTAACATCTGCTGCGGCGAGGAGATTGGCTGCTACATTGGAACCTCAGAGACGCTAAGATGTCAGGAGGAGAATTACCTGCCGTCCCCTTGTGAACCTGCTGGAAGACCCTGTGGTAGAAATGGCGGGAAATGTGCCTCATCGGGAATCTGCTGCACTGACG AAACCTGCACTACAGACTCCTCATGTATGGAAGATGAGGGTGAATGGAAACACTCTCCTATGGCAAGAAACGTGACCCTTTTAGACAGTGCTGCAACCGATCTCCTTCTGAGACTAATGCGTCTATCTAACAGGCAGCCCGCAGAGAAGCACCAGCTGATATAA